DNA sequence from the Lysinibacillus sp. OF-1 genome:
GTAGTGAAAAAGTGGAACTCATTGCCTTTATTAAAGAGCAATTTCAAACACTCCCTTGGATACAAAATGTCGCATTACCTATTATCGCAATTGGTGGTAGTGCGCGGAATATTGTACAAATTCATCAGCAAAAGCATGACTATCCAATTGCAAGTGTGCATGGCTACGAAATGTCTAAGGCAGATTTGGATGATTTAAGCTCATTTTTAGGTCAACTAAGCTTTCAGGAATTGAAACAATTAGATGGGCTTTCATCGGATCGCGCAGATATTATTGTACCTGCATTAGAGGTATTTAGAGTGTTAATGGAGGCGGTTGGTAGTGGGACATTCCAACTGACAAAGAGAGGTTTACGTGAGGGACTCATTTTTCAACGGATTTTGCAAACAGATGCACAGGCCTTTGATAAATACAATGTATTTGAAGGGAATGCAAGAAGATTAGCACGTCAGTATGGTCGAACTGAAATGGAAGTTGATTATTTAATGAATTTAGCAGACCAATTGTATCGTGAATGCTGTCATTTAGGTTATTTGCAATATCATCCAGAAGATTTGCATTTATTGTCGAAAGCGGCCAAGGTTTTTAATATTGGAGAGTATATTGAATTAAGCTCTTCCAGCCAACATACTTTTTATTTAATCGCAAATCAATCCATTGATGGTTTAAATCATTTAGAACGAGTAAAACTAGCACTTCTTGCATCCTATAAAAATAAAGATTATTTTGAACGATTTGCCGCTCCGTTTGCAACATGGATGGATCGTGAGGAATATCGCAAATTACGAGATTTTGGAGCGTTATTAAAATTTGTCTATGCGTTAAATGTGTCAAAGCGCAATGTTGTTCATGCCATTGAGATGCGCACAGAAGAGGATCATGTACAACTGGATATTTATGTGAAAAAGAATGCAGCTGCTGAAAAGTATCAAGCCAATCGCCATAGAAAACATTTAGAACGAGCATTAAAAATCCCAATGAGGATCAATTTTATTGAAGAAGGGTGGAACAATGGATGACAACTGAAGTAACGAAAAACGAGCTACATGAGGAAGACTTTTCAGAAAAACATAGTCGGTTATTAGAGGAGATTGCCAAGCCTCAGTACTATAATAATCGGGAATTGAGCTGGCTTGCCTTTAATGAACGAGTATTAGAGGAAGCGGAGGATATCAATAATCCTCTGCTAGAGCGTTTGAAATTTTTAGCTATATTTAGCTCAAATTTAGATGAATTTTTTATGGTGCGTGTTGCAGGGCTACAAGATCAAGTTCGAGCTGGCTTTCATAAACCTGAAAATAAATCTGGATTAACACCAAAGGAGCAGTTGGCGAAAATTGCAGAGCGTACACAAGCATTAGTTCGTCGACAGACAGAAGTTTATCGTCATTTAATCTATGATTTGCTTCCACAGCATAATGTACATATTGCAGATATGAAAGATTTAAACAGAGCACAAAAAGCATTTATCAATGAGATGTTTGCGGAAACAATCTTCCCAGTTTTAACCCCTGTAGCAGTAGACGCGTATCGTCCTTTCCCAACATTATTTGGTAAGACATTGAATTTACTCGTACTGTTAGAGCAGGATGAGACCGAAGTTGAAAGTCGGGAAAAAGTAGCCATCGTACAAGTCCCTTCTGTTCTAGACCGTTATATAAAAGTGCCATCCGAAGAAGGGAAAACAATTGTTGTTTTATTGGAGGACGTGATTGTAGCGCATATTGAAAAGCTATTTTATGGCTATAGTGTAAAATCAGCACAAGCTTTCCGTCTAACAAGAAATGCAGATTTAACGATCCATGAAGAGGGGGCTCGCGATCTGCTAGTTGAAATTGAAAAGGAACTAAAAAAACGAAAATGGGGCGTAGGGAGCCGTTTAGAAGTTCGAGTTGGAGAAATGAATGAGGAAGTACTTCAATATTTATTAGATGAATTTGAAATTGAAGAAACAGATGTGTTCCATATTGATGGGCCTTTGGATTTAACCTTTATGTTCTCTTTTGTTAAAGGTATTTCTGTTGGTCGCGAGCATCTAGAATATGAAAGCTTTATTCCACAGCCACCTTTAGATTTACAATCAGATGAAAATATTTTTGAAAAAGCTCTACAACAAGATATATTTTTCCATCATCCATATGAATCGTTTGCTCCAATTGTTGATTTTATTGCAGAGGCAGCGGTTAACCCAAATATATTAGCAATCAAGCAAACATTATATCGAGTAAGTGGCAATTCACCAATTATACAAGCATTAAAACTTGCGGCTGAAAATGGCAAACAAGTAACAGTGCTAGTTGAACTAAAGGCTCGTTTCGATGAAGAAAACAATGTACACTGGGCAAAACAATTAGAACAAGCAGGCTGTCTTGTGATTTATGGCATGAATAATTTAAAAACGCACTCTAAAATAACACTAGTTGTTAGTCGTCGTAACGGTAAAATTGAGCGTTTTGTCCATCTTGGGACAGGAAATTATAATGATGCTACTGCAAAAATTTATACGGATATGGGCATAATAACTACAGATAAAGAGTTTGGCATTGATGCGACAAACTTCTTTAACTACTTAAGCGGCTATACAGAAAAGCCTACCTTTAATCATTTAGTCGTGGCACCATTTGATATTCGAGATGAATTTATTCGTTTAATGGATGAAGAAATTGCTTGTCATAAAAAACATGGTAATGGTTTTATTAGGGCAAAAATGAACTCACTGACAGACAAAGACTTAATGATGAAGCTTTATGAAGCATCTATTGCAGGTGTAAAAGTGGAACTCATTATACGTGGTATTTGCTGTATTAGACCAGGTATTCCTGGTATAAGTGAAAACATTACAGTGACAAGTATTGTTGGCCGTTTCCTAGAACATTCTCGTATCTATTGGTTCCATCATAATGGAGAAAATAAAGTCTATTTATCGTCAGCAGATATGATGACACGCAATATGATTAAACGTGTAGAAATATTGTTCCCTGTATATGCAAGTGAAGCAAAAACTCGTATTATTGACATAATGAATGCACAATTAATGGATACTGCGAAAGCACGTATTCAAGACTCGAATGGTAAATACCATTACAAAGAGTTTGATCGTAGCGAAGATCCGTTAAATAGCCAGGAAGTTTTCTTAAAGGATGCATTAAAGCCTACGCTAGACGAAGAATAGAGCAAACACGCTACTTAGTGAGGGATAGAATGAAAAAATATAGAGAGAGTGTAGCGCCATTTGCAGATTATCAGCAGCTCATCCAACTGAATCCATTTGATGCAGTTGTCTGTTTGAAAAAAGTGGATACGGCCGTGTTTGAGGTTGTTGAATTTAATGATAAGCTATCTTTATTGCTTGAGTTACAGGATAGCTCAGCCAAGAACGCGGAGCATTTTTTTTCAGAGCCATGCTGGCTGCAATTGTCGGAACTGCTAAATCAAGATGTCAATCAACAACATGTCCTAACATTAGGTACTGATCTTCAAAAAAAAACATTTGTGATTCATGTACAGCACTTAGCTAATTCTATGGTTGCTATGATCCTTCGTGCAACACAAAGTGAAGTAGCGCCATATTTACAATTTGTGGAGCAACATGTGAGCCCAGTGTTAACGACAGATATACAAGGTCGTATTATCCATCAGAACGTTGCTGCTACCTCTGTCTTATCTAGAGAGCAGCACAGCCTAATAGGACTAGATATTTTTTCATTATTAGAAAATAGATATAGCAATGAATTTAAATTATTATTTGCCAAAACCATTGAAGGTTCAGCTTTTGGCATGCCTAGGTGTTTATTAAAGGGCCAATTGCTAAGTAAAGAGCCTTTTTATTTAAGAACGCATCCAACTTATTATAATGGTGAGGTAATAGGGGTACATTTATTTGTCAAAGAAGCCAATTCATTTATGAATGATCATGAGGCATTTTATTACCTAGCGCTGATGGACGAATTAACAGGTATTTGGAACCGAAAGGCTTTTAAAGAACACTGGCTGCACCATTTAAATGACAAAAAGCAAGAACACAAGCAAGCTGCTCTAATTTTGGTTGATATTGATCGCTTTAAAAAATTTAATGAATCTCTTGGCGAGAGCAAGGGTGACGAGCTTATGCGTATGTTTAGTCATAGGCTTCGTGAGCTTTGTTACTCAAAATGCTCCCTTTATCGCTATAACAGTGATGAGTTTATCTTTGTGCTAAAAGATGCAACCATCCAAAAAATTGAGCATACCGCGAATGCAATCTTGGATGTTCTAAAACAGCCGTTTATGATAGATGGACAGGAATATTTTATTAGCGTGTCGATTGGCATTTCGCTTAGTCCAGCAGATGGAAGGGATTTAGAGACACTTGTACGGAAAGCTGATAAGGCTTTATTTTCTGCTAAAGAGCATGGCCGATCACATTACCGTTACTATCGTGAAGATATGACAGCTGTCTTTCCAAATGAAGCATTAATGGAGGCACATTTACGTCGTGCCATTGAATTTAATGAGCTGAGTCTCCATCTACAGCCACAAATGGATTTAGCAAACAATAGCATCAATAGCTTTGAAGCATTACTGCGGTGGAATAATCGTAAATTTGGTTTTGTGTCACCTGCACAGTTTATTCCGATTGCTGAGGCTTCAGGCTTAATAATCGAAATAGGTGATTGGATTATTGATGAGGTTTGTCGTTACCAAAGAGAATGGCAATCGAAAGGCTATCGTCCTGTACGGATAGCCGTTAATATTTCACCTAAGCAGTTTAGAAAAGAAAATTTCGCTCGAAAAATTAAAGCGGCTTTGAAGAAATATAGTGTACCACCCGAATTATTAGAGGTGGAAATAACCGAAAGTTCTATGACAAACGTTCATGAAACTTACTCGATTTTGACCGAGTTGAAGCAACTAGGTGTGTATGTGTCAGTGGATGATTTTGGGACAGGCTATTCCTCATTGAGCTATCTCAAGCGCTATCCAATTGATATCATTAAAATCGATCAGTCATTTATTGCAGATATTGCAAAAGATGACAAAAACGAAGCCATTATTAAGGCAATTATTTCGATGTCTCATAATTTAGGATTAGAGGTCATTGCTGAAGGAATTGAAGAGGCTTCACAAGTTGATTTTCTTAAACGTCATCGCTGTCAAAAAGGACAGGGCTATTTATATAATAAACCATTACCAGTGGAAACAATTGTTCAACAATATTTTGTTAGCTAATCAACGAGTAGCACTTTCATCGCCAAAAATGGGTGAAGTGCTACTTTTTTATTTATGGCTTTTAAGACCATCCAAGACAATAGTTGTGAATTGGGCCATTTCGGAGGCCAAATCGAAATCCTCACTATGAATTAACCAATCATAAACATTGGCACGCATACAGCGCCGAATAATTGCTTGTATGTTAGGAGCAGATACATCTTGTCTGAATTCCCCCTGTCGAATTCCTTCCTCAATATATGTATTCATAATTTGAAAGATTTTACGTTGTGGATTGATTAAGTAGTGATCTTGTTCTACTTGGTTTGTCATGGCAGCTGTATACACTGTGCGCAATAAATCTTTTCCTACAACTTTCGTTAAATAGTTCATTTGTTGTTGATAGACAAATAAAATTTTTTCACTTGCTGATAATGAAGGATCAATATTTTTTTCTACAGTGCTATAAAATTGATCCAGCTCCATAAATTTTTCTAATATAACATCATATTTGGATGGGAAATGTGTATAAAAGGTCCCTTTCGAAACATTGCAGGCTTTTGTAATTTGTTCAACAGAGACATGTTCAAAACCATACTTGTTAAATAAATCTAACGAGGTTTTTAATAATTTTTCCCGTGTTTCTAATGCCTTTTTCTGTCTGCTCGTTAATGATTCCATCGTAGCTTATTACCTCCAAAGTAAAGTATTGTAAAATATTTTTTGTAAAAATATTCTGAAAATATCTTTTTTTTAATTGACGAGATGGAATTATTTTGATTATGATTTAATTGACCGCAGTCACTGACTATGGTCAACAAAAGTATCTCGTTATTAATGTTACGACAAAAAATAGGCGTTGGCTAGTGTATCATGCAGCTTGTCTGCTGTATTTTCAAAGATTGGGGGAAGTTTAAATGAAGGAGAAATTAGGTTTTATTGGCTTAGGCAATATGGGGTTACCGATGTCTATCAATTTATTAAAGGCAAATTATCAAGTGTATGGCTTTGATACAAATGCAAAGGCCATGGAGCAATTTAGAGCAGCGGGTGGCATTGGTGTGGAAACAGCAAAGGAAGTTGCACAGCAATGTGATGTGGTGATGACCAGCTTACCGACTCCTCAGGTAGTAGAAATGGTGTATCAATCAGAACAAGGAATCATTCATCATGCTAAAAAGGGATGCTTACTCATTGATTTTAGTACAGTTAATCCCGAATTGAACGATTCATTATATAAAGAAGCAAAAGCCTTAGGGTTACGATATTTAGGAGCACCTGTAAGTGGGGGAGTAATTGGAGCAGTAAATGCTACTCTAACAATTATGGTTGGTGGCGACAAGGAAGATTATGAAAGTGCTGCAAAAATATTCGGAATAGTCGGTAAAAATAGTTACCATCTAGGAATTTCGTCAAGTGTAGGTACACGTATTAAATTATTAAATAATTTAATGATTGGATTTTATACAGAGGCCGTAGCTGAAACAATCGTACTTGGTGAAAAGATGGGCATTCATGCTGATGTGCTGTATGAAGTGTTAAGTAATAGCTATGGTCAAAGCCGTATTTATGAACGCAATTATGTGGAATATATGAAAAACGATAATTATGAGCCAGGCTTTTCGACAAACCTACTATTAAAGGATTTAAAGCTAGCGAAGGAAATGGCAGACGAAGCAGGGGTATCGCTGCGAATCGGGGAAAAATTGGTGGATTTGTATAGTGAAATTGCTCAGCAAGGCTATGGTGAAAACGATATGTCTGCTGCTTATTTAAGTTTAAAAGAAACTGCTAAAATAGAACAATTTTAAGAGGAGGAAAAGAAAAATGACAACAGCACAAGAAATTCAAACATTAACACATTTTATTGGCGGACATTTAGTGGAAGGAAAAAGCGGCCGTTATGGTTCAGTATTCAATCCTACAACAGGTGATGTCATTGCAAAAGTACCACTTGCCACAATAGCAGAAACACGGGAGGCAATTGAGCAAGCACAAGCGGCATTTCCTAAATGGCGTGACACATCTGTGGCAAAGCGAGCAGAAATTGTCTTAAGGTTTCGAAACCTTATTACAGAAAATATGGAGGAGCTACTGCAAATTATTTGTACAGAAAGCGGAAAGACGCTTGAAGATGCTAAAGGAGAAATCACCCGAGGACTTGAATCTGTTGACTTAGCTATCGGTGCCCCACACTTAATGAAAGGGGAATACTCTGTTAATGTTGGCGGGCAAATTAATGCCTATTCTGCAAAATATCCATTAGGAGTAGTGGCGGCCATCTCGCCATTTAACTTCCCAATTATGGTGCCTTTAGCACAAACAAGTATGGCTATTGCTGTAGGGAATGCTGTTGTGTTAAAAGCATCAGAACGTGTGCCAATGACTGCATTGTTTGTTAGTGAGCTGTGGAAAAAAGCTGGGTTGCCCGATGGTATTTGGACAGTGATAAATGGTGATAAGGATGCCGTTAATGAACTTTTGGAAAACCCAACTGTGCAAGCCATTTCATTTGTTGGCTCAACACCGGTGGCGAAGTATATTTATGAAACAGGCTCAAAGTATGGAAAACGTGTCACTGCCCTTGGTGGTGGTAAAAACAATATGGTTGTGATGCCAGATGCAGACCTTGAACAGGTAGCAAATGCCTTTATTGGGGCAGCATATGGTGCAGCCTCTCAGCGTTGTATGGCAATATCTACGATTATGCCTGTAGGGAAAGAGACAGCAGACCGTCTAGTGGCGATTCTTAAAAAGAAAATCACTAATCTGAAGGTAGGTCCATATACAGACCCTGATGCAGATTTTGGCCCTGTCATTTCTCAACAATCAAAAGAGGCGATTCTTGCTGCAATTGAGCGGGGAGAAACTGAGGGAGCATCGGTGATTTGTGATGGCCGTGAACTTGATATTGTCAAAGAATCTAAAGGCTTCTATGTAGGACCTACATTATTAGATCATGTAAAGCCAGGGATGGAAATTTATGAGCAAGAGGTATTTGGACCTGCTCGTAATGTTGTACGTGTAGATTCACTGGAGGAGGCTATTACACTTATTAATAAACATGAGCTAGGCAATGGTGTCACAATCTTTACGAATGACGGGTTAGCAGCTCGTCAATTTACGACTGAAATAGATGTTGGCATGGTAGGTGTCAATGTACCAATTCCAATTCCAGTTGGCTACCATAATTTTGCTGGTTTTAAAGGCTCTCGTTTTGGTGAAGGGCATATGTTTGGTCCAGATCAGGCACGATTCTTTACAAAAACTAAGACAATTTCAGAGCGTTGGATGGCAGGTAATGCCTCTACAGCATCTACATTTGCATTCCCAAGTAATAACGACTAATACAAACAAAGAGCTGTAGATTCTTACAGCTCTTTTTCTTAAAAAAGGAGAGGGAATGGTGTATGCAAGGAAAAACAGTTTTCATTACAGGGGCTGCTCGTGGCATTGGTCTTGCCATCGCCCAAGCATTTGCTAGGGAAGGAGCAAATGTAGTAATTACGGATAAAAATGAACAGCTTTTAAAGGAAGCGGTTGCTCAAAACCCTTCTTTAACGATATATACATGTGATGTGACAGAAGAACAAGCTATACGAGAGGCTATTGCATTTACGATTGAAAAATTTTCAACAATAGACATTTTAATTAATAATGCAGGATTTCAACATGTCTCATTGATTGAAGACTTTAAAACGGAGATTTTTGAGGCTATGCAAAAGGTCATGGTCGTTGCACCATTTGTGGCGATGAAATATGCATTACCACCTATGAAGAACAATCAATTTGGTCGCATTATCAATATGGCCTCCATCAATGGGGTTATCGGGTTTGCCGGTAAGGCTGGTTACAACGCAGCAAAGCACGGTGTTATTGGGTTAACAAAAGTGGCAGCCCTGGAGGTAGCAAATGATGGGATTACAGTTAATGCCATTTGTCCAGGTTATGTGGATACAGAATTAGTGCACAATCAATTTAGCGATTTAGCGAAGACTCGAGGTATTCAAGTAGAGGAAGTACTAGAACAGGTGCTTTATCCACTTGTACCGCAAAAACGGCTGTTGGATGTCTCTGAAATTACAGGGCTAGCTTTATATTTAGCAAGCGATGTAGCAAAGGGGTTAACTGGTCAGGCGATTCTTTTAGATGGTGGTTATACGGCTCAATAGCTTAGGAGGGTGAAATATGATTCAAACGAAAACAATCTTTACCGTTCATTCACCAGGAACCATTGTATATGGGCGTGATTCTTTTAAGGAAGTAGGGGACTATGCCAAAGCATTAGGCTCTAAGGCATTAATCGTTAGTGATCCAATCATGGATCGCTTAGGTTTTGTTAAGCAGTGTCATACCTTGTTAAAAATCCAAGGGATAGAGGCTGTTTCATACTTAGGAGTGACAACTGAGCCGGATGATACGTATGTAGCCGAGGGACTACAGCTGCTGCAGAAACACCACTGTGATGTCATTATATCTGTTGGTGGAGGAAGCTGTATTGATACGGCAAAAGCGATTGCGGTAGTAGCTACAAATGGTGGCTACATAGGAGATTATATGAAAATGGCCAAAGTTGCAGCGCATGCACCAATACCGCATATAGCCATACCAACCACAGCGGGGACAGGCTCTGAGGCCACAGATGCAACTGTTATTACGAATACAAAAACGGCTGTAAAAATGATGATTAAACAGCCAGCTTTTATGCCAACTGTTGCAATAGTCGATCCTGTTTTAACTATAACATCACCGCCTGCGATTACAGCAGCAACGGGAATTGATGCTTTAAGTCATGCCATTGAAAGCTATTTATCACGTTTAGCGCATCCATATTCGAATGTTCTTGCATTATCTGCCATGGAATTAATCGTCAATAATATACTTAAAGTTTATGAGCAAGGAGATGATGTGGATGCGAGGGAAGCGATGTCATTAGGCTCCATGCAGGCAGGGCTGTCATTTTCAAATGCTTCTGTTGCCTTAGTTCATGGAATGTCGCGTCCAATCGGTGCACTCTTCCATGTTCCACATGGCATCTCCAATGCGATGCTTTTACCAGCTGTATTGGACTATTCAAAAGAAGCTTGTATAGATCGTCTAGCGGATTTAGGACAGTTTTTTAATAAAACAAAAGAGTCGTATTCACAAGAGGAGCTAGCACAATTAGCCATTACGTCCATTAAGGTAATGTGTAGGCATATGAAGATTGGCAATTTAAAACATTGGGGAATAGAAGAACAAGCTTTTTACAATGCTATCCCTAAAATGGCTGAGGATGCTCTTGCAAGTGGCAGTCCTAGCAATAATCCGAAGATACCAACAAAAGAAGAATTAATGGAACTATATAAAATTGCCTATACGTATGAGTTTTAATGATTGTGAGAGTTATTCAAACTGCTGAATAGCTCTCTTTTTTTGAAAAAACAGAAAATATTCTAGTAATCTATAGAATTAATATGACATATTCGAGAAAATATAGTAAAATTCTAATGAATCATCATTCATTTTTTACTAAGGGGGAAATGGAATGTTACAGGGGAAAACGATTATTATTACGGGTGGATCAAGTGGTATGGGGCTTTATATGGCAAAGCAATTCGTCACTGAAGGTGCTAATGTTGTCATAACAGGGCGTGACGAAGAACGATTAGCAGAGGCTAAAAAATTTATTGCTGAGGCGGGTCCCTCTATTGAGACGTTTCAAATGGATGTGCGTGTACCTGAGCATGCAGAGGCCATGCTCGCATTTGCTATTGATAAATTCGGTCAGGTGGATGGGCTAGTAAATAATGCGGCAGGTAATTTTATTGTACGAGCTGAGGATCTATCTCCGAATGGGTGGAAGGCTGTTGTGGATATTGTGTTAAATGGTACATTTTTCTGTTCTTCAGTAATTGGGAATTATTGGATTAAAAATAATATAAAAGGATCTATTTTAAATATGGTGGCTACTTATGCTTGGAATGCTGGAGCTGGTGTTGTTCACTCAGCTGCAGCAAAAGCTGGTGTATTATCACTGACGAGAACGTTGGCTGTCGAGTGGGGAAAACAGTATGGTATTCGTGTTAATGCGATTGCACCTGGCCCAATTGAACGAACAGGTGGGGCAGATAAGCTTTGGGAATCCGAAGCAGCAGCAGCTCGTACGCTAGATTCAGTTCCATTAGGTCGTATAGGAACACCAGAAGAAATTGCTGATTTAGCTACGTTTATGATGTCTAACAAGGCAAGCTATATGAATGGAGAATGTGTAACACTGGATGGTGGGCAATGGCTCAATCAATATCCATTCTAAAAATATTTGCATAACAGTGAGCTGGGTTGACGCATACTAAGGGTAAAGAAAGGAGTGTTACCTATGGGTATGTGGTTAATTCCAGCTATTATTGCCATTGTGATCATTTCTGCAATTTCGTTTGTGTCTACGCTGAAAATTGCAAAAATGACCTCTGAACGGAAATCTGAAAATGATACACCGATTTCAGAAACAGTCGAAGAGTATGCCACGATGTTGAACCCCATTGTTTGGGTCTATGCGATTTTTTTGCTTTTTTTAGGGATTATGATTTTTTATTACTGGAGTAAGGCTGGTTATTAGATAGAAACCATCTTCATTCAGTTAAGTAGAAACTTGACTGAATGAAGATATACTTAGCTTTTGTAGGATAGACCAAAATAATTCATTGTTCATGAAAACTCTTCCCGACCTGGTCATGGTCATACATAGAAAAGTTATGATATGATGAAAGAGAAGGACTGTTCTCCACAGCGAGAACAGAAAAGGAGAAGAAGTTCATGATTTCAACTAACAGCAAAGACTTATTAGCAATGCCAATTAGTGAATTTATTATTTCCTCTGAAAAAGTTGCGCATGTACAAAGTGGAAATAGTGCAGAACATGCACTCCTTGTACTAACGCGTACAGGGTACTCGTCCATACC
Encoded proteins:
- a CDS encoding putative bifunctional diguanylate cyclase/phosphodiesterase, which gives rise to MKKYRESVAPFADYQQLIQLNPFDAVVCLKKVDTAVFEVVEFNDKLSLLLELQDSSAKNAEHFFSEPCWLQLSELLNQDVNQQHVLTLGTDLQKKTFVIHVQHLANSMVAMILRATQSEVAPYLQFVEQHVSPVLTTDIQGRIIHQNVAATSVLSREQHSLIGLDIFSLLENRYSNEFKLLFAKTIEGSAFGMPRCLLKGQLLSKEPFYLRTHPTYYNGEVIGVHLFVKEANSFMNDHEAFYYLALMDELTGIWNRKAFKEHWLHHLNDKKQEHKQAALILVDIDRFKKFNESLGESKGDELMRMFSHRLRELCYSKCSLYRYNSDEFIFVLKDATIQKIEHTANAILDVLKQPFMIDGQEYFISVSIGISLSPADGRDLETLVRKADKALFSAKEHGRSHYRYYREDMTAVFPNEALMEAHLRRAIEFNELSLHLQPQMDLANNSINSFEALLRWNNRKFGFVSPAQFIPIAEASGLIIEIGDWIIDEVCRYQREWQSKGYRPVRIAVNISPKQFRKENFARKIKAALKKYSVPPELLEVEITESSMTNVHETYSILTELKQLGVYVSVDDFGTGYSSLSYLKRYPIDIIKIDQSFIADIAKDDKNEAIIKAIISMSHNLGLEVIAEGIEEASQVDFLKRHRCQKGQGYLYNKPLPVETIVQQYFVS
- a CDS encoding Ppx/GppA family phosphatase; amino-acid sequence: MNELKTAIIDIGSNTIRLVLYQYDNEEGLRELGNIKTVARLRTYILPSGEMSEEGIQVLSETLFTFKAMLEDFEITDVKAAATAAIRQATNRDQIIEEMKKRTGIQIELLSEEEEAYFGYVAVAYSMGTKSAVTIDIGGGSTEITLFENKEIQQSHSFPFGTVSLKQRFVKGDIMNSSEKVELIAFIKEQFQTLPWIQNVALPIIAIGGSARNIVQIHQQKHDYPIASVHGYEMSKADLDDLSSFLGQLSFQELKQLDGLSSDRADIIVPALEVFRVLMEAVGSGTFQLTKRGLREGLIFQRILQTDAQAFDKYNVFEGNARRLARQYGRTEMEVDYLMNLADQLYRECCHLGYLQYHPEDLHLLSKAAKVFNIGEYIELSSSSQHTFYLIANQSIDGLNHLERVKLALLASYKNKDYFERFAAPFATWMDREEYRKLRDFGALLKFVYALNVSKRNVVHAIEMRTEEDHVQLDIYVKKNAAAEKYQANRHRKHLERALKIPMRINFIEEGWNNG
- a CDS encoding NAD(P)-dependent oxidoreductase, which codes for MKEKLGFIGLGNMGLPMSINLLKANYQVYGFDTNAKAMEQFRAAGGIGVETAKEVAQQCDVVMTSLPTPQVVEMVYQSEQGIIHHAKKGCLLIDFSTVNPELNDSLYKEAKALGLRYLGAPVSGGVIGAVNATLTIMVGGDKEDYESAAKIFGIVGKNSYHLGISSSVGTRIKLLNNLMIGFYTEAVAETIVLGEKMGIHADVLYEVLSNSYGQSRIYERNYVEYMKNDNYEPGFSTNLLLKDLKLAKEMADEAGVSLRIGEKLVDLYSEIAQQGYGENDMSAAYLSLKETAKIEQF
- a CDS encoding CoA-acylating methylmalonate-semialdehyde dehydrogenase, which codes for MTTAQEIQTLTHFIGGHLVEGKSGRYGSVFNPTTGDVIAKVPLATIAETREAIEQAQAAFPKWRDTSVAKRAEIVLRFRNLITENMEELLQIICTESGKTLEDAKGEITRGLESVDLAIGAPHLMKGEYSVNVGGQINAYSAKYPLGVVAAISPFNFPIMVPLAQTSMAIAVGNAVVLKASERVPMTALFVSELWKKAGLPDGIWTVINGDKDAVNELLENPTVQAISFVGSTPVAKYIYETGSKYGKRVTALGGGKNNMVVMPDADLEQVANAFIGAAYGAASQRCMAISTIMPVGKETADRLVAILKKKITNLKVGPYTDPDADFGPVISQQSKEAILAAIERGETEGASVICDGRELDIVKESKGFYVGPTLLDHVKPGMEIYEQEVFGPARNVVRVDSLEEAITLINKHELGNGVTIFTNDGLAARQFTTEIDVGMVGVNVPIPIPVGYHNFAGFKGSRFGEGHMFGPDQARFFTKTKTISERWMAGNASTASTFAFPSNND
- a CDS encoding RNA degradosome polyphosphate kinase, with translation MTTEVTKNELHEEDFSEKHSRLLEEIAKPQYYNNRELSWLAFNERVLEEAEDINNPLLERLKFLAIFSSNLDEFFMVRVAGLQDQVRAGFHKPENKSGLTPKEQLAKIAERTQALVRRQTEVYRHLIYDLLPQHNVHIADMKDLNRAQKAFINEMFAETIFPVLTPVAVDAYRPFPTLFGKTLNLLVLLEQDETEVESREKVAIVQVPSVLDRYIKVPSEEGKTIVVLLEDVIVAHIEKLFYGYSVKSAQAFRLTRNADLTIHEEGARDLLVEIEKELKKRKWGVGSRLEVRVGEMNEEVLQYLLDEFEIEETDVFHIDGPLDLTFMFSFVKGISVGREHLEYESFIPQPPLDLQSDENIFEKALQQDIFFHHPYESFAPIVDFIAEAAVNPNILAIKQTLYRVSGNSPIIQALKLAAENGKQVTVLVELKARFDEENNVHWAKQLEQAGCLVIYGMNNLKTHSKITLVVSRRNGKIERFVHLGTGNYNDATAKIYTDMGIITTDKEFGIDATNFFNYLSGYTEKPTFNHLVVAPFDIRDEFIRLMDEEIACHKKHGNGFIRAKMNSLTDKDLMMKLYEASIAGVKVELIIRGICCIRPGIPGISENITVTSIVGRFLEHSRIYWFHHNGENKVYLSSADMMTRNMIKRVEILFPVYASEAKTRIIDIMNAQLMDTAKARIQDSNGKYHYKEFDRSEDPLNSQEVFLKDALKPTLDEE
- a CDS encoding TetR/AcrR family transcriptional regulator, yielding MESLTSRQKKALETREKLLKTSLDLFNKYGFEHVSVEQITKACNVSKGTFYTHFPSKYDVILEKFMELDQFYSTVEKNIDPSLSASEKILFVYQQQMNYLTKVVGKDLLRTVYTAAMTNQVEQDHYLINPQRKIFQIMNTYIEEGIRQGEFRQDVSAPNIQAIIRRCMRANVYDWLIHSEDFDLASEMAQFTTIVLDGLKSHK
- a CDS encoding 3-hydroxybutyrate dehydrogenase, producing the protein MQGKTVFITGAARGIGLAIAQAFAREGANVVITDKNEQLLKEAVAQNPSLTIYTCDVTEEQAIREAIAFTIEKFSTIDILINNAGFQHVSLIEDFKTEIFEAMQKVMVVAPFVAMKYALPPMKNNQFGRIINMASINGVIGFAGKAGYNAAKHGVIGLTKVAALEVANDGITVNAICPGYVDTELVHNQFSDLAKTRGIQVEEVLEQVLYPLVPQKRLLDVSEITGLALYLASDVAKGLTGQAILLDGGYTAQ